The Fusobacterium sp. JB019 genome has a segment encoding these proteins:
- a CDS encoding GTP pyrophosphokinase, which translates to MLDRDEFFENFSITENYFNSTGLKWETLEEIYDDYVKIIPHLEKKADDFTFKLIDKESVHSVRRRVKKPTHLIEKIIRKGKKYVAQGIDVNNYRDIITDLIGIRILHLFKNDWIFIHNEIINTWKLAETPQINVRPGDYDMDVLRKDMADLHCEIIIRPHGYRSVHYLIEADMGELNINAFIEVQVRTVFEEAWSEIDHIIRYPYDIDNPVLNDYLSIFNRIVGSADEMGTFIKDLKPKVASPHMDKYMESDNKYK; encoded by the coding sequence ATGCTAGATAGAGATGAGTTTTTTGAAAACTTTTCAATTACTGAAAATTATTTTAACTCAACAGGATTAAAATGGGAAACATTGGAAGAAATTTATGATGATTATGTAAAAATTATTCCTCATTTAGAAAAAAAAGCAGATGATTTCACTTTTAAATTAATTGATAAAGAAAGTGTCCATTCTGTTAGACGTAGAGTTAAAAAGCCTACCCATCTTATAGAAAAGATTATAAGAAAAGGGAAAAAGTATGTTGCTCAAGGAATAGATGTTAATAATTATAGAGATATAATAACAGATCTTATTGGAATTAGAATATTACATTTGTTTAAAAATGATTGGATTTTTATTCATAATGAAATTATAAATACTTGGAAACTTGCAGAAACTCCACAAATAAATGTAAGACCAGGGGATTATGATATGGATGTGCTTAGAAAAGATATGGCAGATCTTCATTGTGAAATTATAATAAGACCACATGGTTATCGTTCAGTTCATTATTTAATAGAAGCAGATATGGGAGAATTAAATATAAATGCTTTTATAGAAGTTCAAGTAAGAACAGTTTTTGAAGAGGCTTGGAGTGAGATAGATCATATTATAAGATATCCTTATGACATAGACAATCCAGTTTTAAATGACTATTTAAGTATTTTTAATAGGATAGTAGGGAGTGCAGATGAAATGGGGACCTTTATAAAAGATTTGAAACCTAAAGTAGCTTCTCCACATATGGATAAATATATGGAATCAGATAACAAATATAAATAA
- a CDS encoding SIR2 family protein gives MSFFEKLDLEKKLNIFTGNFFQQSSDLPSRANISTILTNQFKFKNLGEIHDSCSLFEVSQCFVDDVISTRDGLLKKLQGIYEYKKGNQTFLESLVNSNVVASIINTNYDSSFEENVNVFKATPFSNLDSPNGRIRLYKVFGDLSDLESCVITKQDFRKLKLLPFYKLFWDSIRCELKVRNSIFLGIDLEDSDFFEFIEFLLEGYSEEIKPMYFVTSKSILDPKIIEFFNKYKIKLLVSNEYEFFKGLHSFLEGDSKIELEKLFPVENQTVMLEKKSLS, from the coding sequence ATGAGCTTTTTTGAAAAACTTGATTTAGAAAAAAAACTTAATATATTTACTGGAAATTTTTTTCAACAATCTAGTGACTTGCCCAGTAGAGCAAATATTTCAACTATTCTTACCAATCAATTTAAATTTAAAAATTTAGGTGAGATTCATGATAGTTGTTCTTTGTTTGAGGTCAGTCAATGTTTTGTTGACGATGTAATTAGTACTCGAGATGGTCTGCTAAAAAAATTACAGGGAATATACGAATATAAAAAAGGAAATCAAACATTTTTAGAATCCTTAGTTAATTCTAATGTTGTTGCTTCCATAATAAATACTAATTATGATTCTTCTTTTGAAGAAAATGTAAATGTATTTAAAGCAACACCTTTTAGTAACTTAGATTCTCCAAATGGAAGGATTAGATTGTACAAAGTTTTTGGTGATTTATCTGATTTAGAATCTTGTGTTATAACAAAACAAGATTTTAGAAAGTTAAAATTATTACCATTTTACAAATTATTTTGGGATAGCATTAGATGTGAACTAAAAGTTAGAAATTCTATTTTTTTAGGAATTGATTTAGAAGATTCAGATTTTTTTGAATTTATAGAATTTTTATTAGAAGGATACTCAGAAGAAATTAAACCAATGTATTTTGTTACTTCTAAATCTATATTAGATCCAAAAATTATAGAGTTTTTTAATAAATACAAGATAAAATTACTTGTTTCGAATGAATATGAATTTTTTAAAGGTTTACATTCTTTTCTAGAAGGGGATAGTAAGATAGAATTAGAAAAACTATTTCCAGTGGAAAATCAAACTGTGATGTTAGAAAAAAAATCCCTATCGTAG
- the cls gene encoding cardiolipin synthase, producing the protein MFVEIGSYIYIINIIFAAIVLFFERKRPVYTLLWIVILLLTSYVGFIAYLFFGLKFYKKRKVQKFYKRTFLKEIYSHSNYKIRLVEKRKELVNYIIKTVGNKVTYCNTVLFYKDGDKFFKNLMSDIKNAKETINLEFYIFNDDTFGKTVYDELEKKSKEGIKVKIIIDGVGTKRLKRSRRKSLAESGVDLQIFFPSHFPILKIGTLRANYRNHRKLCIIDSLILYTGGFNIGSEYIGDSKFGYWRDTGCRIEGETSIDADREFYISWNFLHKEPLDFKEIDRHLRQKADEMSSNIKKYDINALQIISSGPNYQTRTIRDSFISMITNAKRSIYIETPYFVPDDLILDCLKIAISSGIEVKIIIPSFGDHLFVYWANQASVIELIELGAEVYKYQKGFFHSKIIIIDNEVAAMGSANFDYRSFYQNFEINFNVYDVELIGYLRQLFYEDIHESVILDKKDISNRKTSEKFKEAIIKLISPII; encoded by the coding sequence ATGTTTGTAGAAATAGGAAGTTATATTTACATTATAAATATAATATTTGCAGCAATTGTATTATTTTTTGAAAGAAAACGTCCTGTTTACACCTTACTTTGGATAGTTATTTTACTCCTAACCTCCTATGTAGGATTTATTGCATATTTATTCTTTGGATTAAAGTTTTATAAAAAAAGAAAAGTTCAGAAATTCTACAAAAGAACTTTTTTAAAGGAAATATACAGCCACAGTAATTATAAAATTAGACTAGTTGAAAAAAGAAAAGAACTTGTTAACTACATAATTAAAACTGTTGGGAATAAAGTTACTTATTGTAACACAGTTCTATTCTATAAAGATGGTGACAAATTCTTTAAAAACCTAATGTCTGATATTAAAAATGCCAAAGAAACAATAAATTTAGAATTTTATATATTTAATGATGATACATTTGGAAAAACAGTCTACGATGAACTAGAAAAAAAATCAAAAGAAGGAATAAAGGTTAAAATAATAATTGATGGAGTTGGAACTAAAAGATTAAAAAGATCTAGACGAAAATCTTTAGCTGAAAGTGGAGTAGATTTACAAATATTTTTTCCATCTCATTTTCCAATACTTAAAATTGGAACTTTAAGAGCAAATTATCGTAATCATAGAAAATTATGTATTATTGATAGTTTAATTTTATATACTGGTGGTTTCAACATAGGAAGTGAATATATTGGTGATAGTAAATTTGGATATTGGAGAGATACTGGGTGTAGAATAGAAGGAGAAACTTCAATTGATGCTGATAGGGAATTTTATATTTCTTGGAATTTTTTACATAAAGAACCCCTAGACTTTAAAGAAATTGATAGACATTTAAGACAAAAGGCTGATGAAATGAGTTCTAATATTAAAAAATATGATATTAATGCTCTTCAAATAATAAGTAGTGGTCCTAATTATCAAACTAGAACAATAAGAGATTCTTTTATTTCTATGATAACAAATGCTAAAAGAAGCATCTATATTGAAACTCCTTATTTTGTTCCTGATGATTTAATTCTAGATTGTTTAAAAATAGCGATTTCTTCAGGTATTGAAGTTAAAATTATTATTCCTTCTTTTGGGGATCATTTGTTTGTTTACTGGGCTAATCAGGCATCTGTAATTGAACTTATTGAGCTTGGAGCTGAAGTTTATAAATACCAAAAAGGTTTTTTTCACAGTAAGATTATTATTATAGATAATGAAGTAGCTGCCATGGGTAGCGCTAATTTTGACTATAGAAGTTTCTATCAAAATTTTGAAATAAATTTTAATGTTTATGATGTTGAACTTATAGGATATTTAAGACAATTATTTTATGAAGATATCCATGAATCTGTTATTCTGGATAAAAAGGATATCTCTAATAGAAAAACTTCTGAAAAATTTAAGGAAGCTATTATAAAATTAATATCTCCCATAATATAA
- a CDS encoding PHP domain-containing protein, which translates to MKLKNLNNFFTEFYKEKGREITLIDLHMHTTYSDGFITGRMLANFLRDKNYLISVTDHNAIGGNIILRKLGIDVVPGIELGCNDGFELLVYFKSEDDLIYFYTSYVRPNRNKYRMSKTTKDVFHYLKALENFECYISIPHIAGVAQKNFIKNKKYIYEVIKKVNAIEIHNDALPNSRNKIAKNLQKKYKKDLTFGSDAHFLTEVEKFCNLINQIKYKFDLLESLGKVKLLAGLGKKHLFYMIHRAIDK; encoded by the coding sequence ATGAAATTAAAAAATTTAAATAATTTCTTTACGGAGTTTTACAAAGAAAAAGGAAGAGAAATTACCTTAATAGATTTACATATGCATACAACCTATTCTGATGGATTCATAACAGGAAGAATGCTTGCTAATTTTCTTAGAGATAAAAACTATCTAATCTCTGTAACAGACCATAATGCCATTGGTGGAAATATAATACTTAGAAAATTAGGAATCGATGTAGTCCCTGGAATTGAACTTGGATGTAATGATGGTTTTGAACTATTAGTTTATTTTAAAAGTGAAGATGATCTTATCTACTTTTATACTTCCTATGTAAGACCAAATCGAAATAAATATAGAATGTCAAAAACTACAAAGGATGTTTTTCATTATTTAAAAGCTTTGGAAAATTTTGAATGCTATATATCTATACCTCATATAGCAGGAGTTGCTCAAAAAAACTTTATTAAAAATAAAAAATATATTTACGAAGTTATTAAAAAAGTTAATGCTATAGAAATCCATAATGATGCTCTTCCTAACTCTAGAAATAAAATTGCAAAAAATTTACAAAAGAAATATAAAAAAGATTTAACCTTTGGAAGTGACGCTCATTTTTTAACTGAAGTTGAAAAATTTTGTAATTTAATTAATCAAATCAAGTATAAATTCGATCTCCTAGAATCCCTTGGCAAAGTTAAACTTTTAGCAGGTTTAGGAAAAAAACATTTGTTTTATATGATCCACAGAGCAATAGATAAATAA
- the mreC gene encoding rod shape-determining protein MreC, producing the protein MKIRRKKKTIMGWIYSFIVFVLVIFFLRGIVLFSLKKINMILLPVQSKIYTTSVGVRETFEIITHYKEIFKENIELKKKLSLVEYQDELLKNVTEENKRLRKLLKIKEETQYKTLVAKISFQNIQELYTSFSIKIGEEDGVKINMPVLVDKTLIGKVVETSSHYSKVRMITANNSYVSCLAENNILGVLSGNTGEDLYFKPTSTLESDLKIGEEIYTSGISDVYPKGLYVGKIKKIISENNGLEKIYEIENNLNIYNLNEVIVITGE; encoded by the coding sequence ATGAAAATAAGAAGAAAAAAGAAAACCATTATGGGATGGATATATTCCTTTATTGTATTTGTACTTGTTATTTTTTTTCTGAGAGGTATTGTACTTTTTAGTTTAAAAAAAATAAATATGATTTTATTACCTGTTCAAAGTAAAATTTATACAACTAGCGTTGGAGTAAGAGAAACATTTGAAATAATAACTCATTATAAGGAAATATTTAAAGAAAATATTGAGTTAAAAAAGAAATTATCTCTAGTTGAATATCAAGATGAACTTTTAAAAAATGTTACAGAAGAAAACAAAAGATTAAGAAAACTTTTAAAAATAAAAGAAGAAACTCAATATAAAACTCTTGTAGCTAAGATTAGTTTTCAAAACATACAAGAACTTTATACTAGTTTTTCTATAAAAATTGGAGAAGAAGACGGCGTTAAAATTAATATGCCTGTATTAGTTGATAAAACTCTTATTGGTAAAGTAGTTGAAACTTCATCTCATTATTCTAAAGTAAGAATGATTACAGCTAACAACTCCTATGTAAGCTGTTTAGCAGAAAATAATATCCTAGGAGTTCTTAGTGGTAATACAGGAGAAGATTTATATTTTAAACCTACCTCAACTTTAGAATCTGACTTAAAAATTGGAGAAGAAATTTATACTTCTGGAATAAGTGATGTCTATCCTAAAGGACTTTATGTAGGAAAAATTAAAAAAATTATTTCAGAAAATAATGGTCTTGAAAAAATTTATGAAATTGAAAATAACTTAAATATATATAATTTAAATGAAGTTATTGTTATTACAGGAGAATAG
- the recO gene encoding DNA repair protein RecO, producing MTELIKLEGIVINKNDLNDSDRFLKIFTPSFGKVDVLIKGIKKSKKRDKIAADVLSYCKVVGYKKGQNFIGSSIELISSYEFIRKDIDKVGTALYMFSILNNILNDSQQNNDLFQLVCKSLKYINEEKEKYKYITLLLFFMNKVITLEGVSYIFQDGKYFSIKESYIGKHQYVDSLLLSDEEYKVISAIKNHKIRELLKNTISIKSLFNILKVYEKYLNYHLEINLNVKNYILEEIAW from the coding sequence ATGACAGAATTAATAAAGTTAGAAGGAATAGTTATAAATAAAAATGACCTTAATGACTCTGATAGATTTCTTAAAATATTTACTCCTAGCTTTGGAAAAGTAGATGTTTTAATCAAAGGAATTAAAAAGAGTAAAAAAAGAGATAAAATAGCTGCAGATGTCCTCTCCTATTGTAAAGTAGTCGGCTATAAAAAAGGACAAAACTTCATTGGAAGTTCCATTGAATTAATAAGTAGTTATGAGTTTATTAGAAAGGATATAGATAAAGTAGGAACTGCACTCTATATGTTTTCAATATTAAATAATATATTAAATGATTCTCAGCAAAACAACGATTTATTTCAATTAGTTTGTAAAAGTTTAAAATATATAAATGAAGAAAAAGAAAAATATAAATATATAACTTTGCTTCTATTTTTTATGAATAAAGTTATTACCTTAGAAGGAGTTTCTTATATTTTTCAAGATGGAAAATATTTTTCAATTAAAGAATCTTATATTGGAAAACACCAGTATGTAGATAGCCTTTTGTTGTCAGATGAAGAATATAAGGTTATATCTGCAATAAAAAACCATAAAATAAGAGAGTTATTGAAAAATACTATTAGTATCAAAAGTTTATTCAATATTTTAAAAGTTTATGAAAAATATTTAAATTATCATTTAGAAATAAATTTAAATGTAAAAAATTATATTTTGGAGGAAATAGCATGGTAG
- a CDS encoding PTS sugar transporter subunit IIA has product MVDIVKITDYMSEDLIKLDLESKTKENVLNELSELMIKSSNIKDKNIIKKALTEREELGSTGIGKGIAIPHAKTSGASKLTVAFGLSKHKIDFDSMDGEGVNIFFVFASPIEDSKIYLKVLARISRLIRSESFRNKLANCKDSASVIKYIEEEECI; this is encoded by the coding sequence ATGGTAGATATAGTTAAAATAACTGACTATATGTCAGAAGATTTAATAAAACTTGATTTAGAAAGCAAAACAAAGGAAAATGTTTTAAATGAGTTGTCAGAATTGATGATTAAATCTTCAAATATAAAAGATAAAAACATTATAAAAAAAGCTTTAACAGAAAGAGAAGAACTAGGTAGTACTGGAATAGGAAAAGGTATCGCTATTCCTCATGCTAAAACAAGTGGCGCTTCTAAATTAACTGTAGCTTTTGGATTAAGTAAACATAAAATAGATTTCGACTCTATGGATGGAGAAGGAGTTAATATCTTTTTCGTATTTGCTTCCCCAATCGAAGATAGTAAAATTTATTTAAAAGTTTTAGCGAGAATTTCTAGATTAATAAGAAGTGAATCTTTCAGAAATAAATTAGCAAACTGTAAAGATTCTGCTTCTGTTATTAAATATATAGAAGAAGAAGAATGTATATAA
- the nrdR gene encoding transcriptional regulator NrdR, with amino-acid sequence MRCPFCNSENTKVIDSRDFINGNSIKRRRECLSCKKRFTTYEKVEERDIYVIKRDKSREKFNKNKLIRGLSIATIKRNISQEEIEEFVIDIERSLQNSLTSEISTKKLGDIVMSKLKDVDEVAYVRFASVYKDFDDIKSFIKIVEEIKKNK; translated from the coding sequence ATGAGATGCCCTTTTTGTAATAGTGAAAACACAAAGGTAATTGATAGTAGAGATTTTATAAACGGAAACTCAATCAAAAGAAGAAGAGAGTGTCTTAGCTGCAAAAAGAGATTCACAACTTATGAGAAAGTTGAAGAAAGAGATATCTATGTAATCAAAAGAGATAAAAGTAGAGAAAAATTTAATAAAAATAAACTAATTAGAGGTCTTTCTATTGCTACTATTAAAAGAAATATTAGTCAGGAAGAAATTGAAGAATTTGTTATAGATATTGAAAGATCTTTGCAAAATTCTTTAACTAGTGAAATCAGCACCAAAAAATTAGGAGATATTGTTATGTCCAAATTAAAAGATGTTGATGAAGTTGCCTATGTTAGGTTTGCCTCTGTTTATAAAGATTTTGATGATATTAAATCATTCATTAAAATTGTTGAAGAAATTAAAAAAAATAAATAA
- the fmt gene encoding methionyl-tRNA formyltransferase: protein MKILFMGTPDFAVPCLDILNKEHEIIGVYTKVDKINHRGRKIEYLPVKKYALENDLKIFQPNKLKDPEVIEEIRNMNPDLIAVVAYGKIIPKEIIDIPKYGIINVHSSLLPRFRGAAPINAAIMAGDKNTGVTVMYIAEGLDTGDIILAKETPIYEEDNFESLHDRLKELGAEAISEAVNLMEKGENDRIIQDDSKATFVKPFKKEDLIVNWNQSEEEIYNFVRGISPIPCSFSMLNDKVLKIYEVKKNGQVYDNGAIGEVVGKVKGKGPVVKTKDGSVIITSAKPQSKKRLSGADLLNGNFIKIGEILKGVEQ, encoded by the coding sequence ATGAAAATTTTATTTATGGGAACTCCTGATTTTGCTGTTCCTTGTTTAGATATATTAAATAAAGAACACGAAATAATCGGAGTTTATACTAAGGTTGACAAAATAAATCATAGGGGAAGAAAGATTGAATATCTTCCTGTAAAAAAATATGCTTTAGAAAATGATTTGAAAATTTTCCAACCTAATAAATTAAAAGATCCTGAAGTTATTGAAGAAATTCGTAATATGAATCCTGATTTAATAGCTGTAGTTGCTTATGGAAAAATAATTCCAAAGGAAATAATTGATATTCCTAAATATGGAATTATCAATGTCCATTCATCTTTACTACCAAGATTTAGAGGAGCTGCTCCTATAAATGCTGCTATTATGGCAGGAGATAAAAATACTGGAGTTACAGTTATGTATATTGCTGAAGGTCTTGATACAGGGGATATCATTCTTGCTAAAGAAACTCCTATTTACGAAGAAGATAATTTTGAGTCTCTTCACGATAGACTTAAAGAATTAGGAGCTGAAGCTATAAGTGAAGCTGTTAATTTAATGGAAAAAGGAGAAAATGATAGAATCATTCAAGATGATAGCAAAGCTACATTTGTAAAGCCTTTTAAAAAAGAAGATTTAATTGTTAACTGGAATCAAAGCGAAGAAGAAATATATAATTTTGTAAGAGGAATAAGTCCTATTCCTTGTAGTTTTTCTATGTTAAATGATAAAGTTTTAAAGATATATGAAGTTAAAAAAAATGGGCAAGTATACGATAATGGAGCTATTGGAGAAGTAGTTGGAAAAGTAAAAGGAAAAGGTCCTGTTGTTAAAACTAAAGATGGATCTGTTATTATAACTTCGGCTAAGCCTCAAAGTAAGAAGAGACTTTCTGGAGCAGATTTGTTAAATGGTAATTTTATAAAAATCGGTGAAATATTAAAAGGAGTTGAACAGTAA
- the folD gene encoding bifunctional methylenetetrahydrofolate dehydrogenase/methenyltetrahydrofolate cyclohydrolase FolD, whose amino-acid sequence MTILDGKKFSNDILEELKEKVAKHKEEENKVPGLAVIIVGENPASQIYVRSKVRACEKVGIKSEKITFSADITEKELLDKIEELNNDPSMNGILVQLPLPKHMDEKKVCDAIATEKDVDGFKPESLGKLLIGEEDGYIPCTPQGIMYLLDQTNVDLYGKTAVVIGRSNIVGKPVAGLLINRGATTTVCNSRTKNLDEKLRDADIIVAALGSANFVKGNMVKEGAIIIDVGINRVDKKLYGDVDFEEVSKKASYITPVPGGVGPMTIAMLLKNTLKSFEKEGNK is encoded by the coding sequence TTGACTATACTAGATGGAAAAAAGTTTTCAAATGATATTTTAGAAGAATTAAAAGAAAAAGTTGCTAAGCATAAAGAAGAAGAAAATAAAGTCCCTGGACTAGCTGTTATAATTGTTGGAGAAAATCCAGCTTCTCAAATATATGTTAGATCAAAAGTTAGAGCTTGTGAAAAAGTTGGAATCAAAAGTGAAAAAATAACTTTTTCAGCAGATATTACTGAAAAAGAATTACTTGATAAAATAGAAGAATTAAATAATGATCCTTCTATGAATGGAATCTTAGTGCAGTTGCCTTTACCAAAACATATGGATGAAAAGAAAGTTTGTGATGCTATTGCTACTGAAAAAGATGTTGATGGATTTAAACCTGAAAGTTTAGGTAAATTATTAATTGGAGAAGAAGACGGATATATTCCATGTACTCCTCAAGGAATAATGTATTTACTTGATCAAACAAATGTTGATCTATACGGAAAAACAGCTGTTGTCATTGGAAGAAGTAATATAGTTGGAAAGCCTGTTGCAGGTTTACTTATAAATAGAGGAGCTACTACTACAGTATGTAATAGTAGAACTAAAAATCTTGATGAAAAATTAAGAGATGCTGATATAATTGTTGCTGCTTTAGGTTCTGCCAACTTTGTAAAAGGTAACATGGTTAAAGAAGGAGCTATTATAATTGACGTTGGAATAAATAGAGTAGATAAAAAATTATATGGAGATGTAGATTTTGAAGAAGTATCTAAAAAAGCATCTTATATAACTCCTGTTCCTGGTGGAGTAGGTCCTATGACAATTGCAATGTTATTAAAAAATACTTTAAAATCATTTGAAAAGGAGGGAAATAAATAA
- a CDS encoding ACT domain-containing protein: MGRKKKGEIKDEGKKEYYIVDKRILPTSIQNVIKVNDLIQETKISKYEAIKKVGLSRSTYYKYKDYIKPFFESGQEKVFSIHLALIDEPGILARILDVIANHNMNVLTIMQNIAIDGVGRATITVQTTENVLRQIEGMLEIISEVDGVKELRIIGSN, encoded by the coding sequence ATGGGTAGAAAAAAGAAAGGTGAAATAAAAGATGAAGGAAAAAAGGAATATTATATAGTTGACAAAAGAATATTACCTACTTCAATTCAAAATGTTATTAAAGTAAATGATTTAATACAAGAAACAAAAATATCAAAATATGAAGCCATTAAAAAAGTTGGACTAAGTAGAAGTACTTATTATAAATATAAAGATTATATTAAACCATTTTTTGAAAGTGGGCAAGAAAAAGTATTTAGTATCCATTTAGCTTTGATTGATGAACCTGGAATCTTAGCAAGAATTTTAGATGTAATTGCAAATCATAATATGAATGTTTTAACAATTATGCAAAACATAGCTATTGACGGAGTTGGCAGAGCAACTATAACTGTTCAAACCACTGAAAATGTTTTAAGACAAATTGAAGGTATGCTTGAAATAATCAGCGAAGTTGATGGAGTCAAAGAACTTAGAATCATAGGTAGTAATTAA
- a CDS encoding biotin/lipoyl-containing protein, which produces MKNIDLKLVEKLADKMNENSLNEISIEKGDEKITLKREIKGQPVAQVQNTVVKKSAPVAKVAHTNKEKEIIKGNIIVAPTVGTFYSSPAPGEAPFVMMGDKVEPGKTVCIIEAMKMMNEVTSNFNGKIVKIFVEDGTVVQKGDQLFVVE; this is translated from the coding sequence ATGAAAAATATAGACTTAAAATTAGTAGAAAAGTTAGCTGATAAAATGAATGAAAATTCTTTAAATGAAATTTCTATTGAAAAGGGAGACGAAAAAATAACTTTAAAAAGAGAAATTAAAGGTCAGCCTGTAGCTCAAGTACAAAATACTGTTGTTAAAAAATCTGCACCAGTAGCTAAAGTTGCGCATACTAATAAAGAAAAAGAAATAATTAAAGGAAATATCATTGTAGCTCCAACTGTTGGGACATTCTATAGTTCCCCAGCTCCAGGAGAAGCTCCATTTGTTATGATGGGAGATAAAGTTGAACCTGGAAAAACTGTATGTATTATAGAAGCTATGAAAATGATGAACGAAGTAACTTCTAATTTTAACGGTAAAATAGTTAAAATTTTTGTAGAAGATGGCACAGTAGTACAAAAAGGAGATCAACTTTTTGTTGTTGAATAA
- a CDS encoding hemolysin family protein — protein METFHDLILLIILIILSGVFSASETALTAFKSIALEEINDKNPKKGKMLKEWLKKPNDMLTALLLGNNIVNILATSLATAFITQILAEKGMTHSKGVSVFISTAVMTTIILIFGEITPKIIAKNNSSQISSKVIKPIYILSKITKPLIIILTGISKLISRILGIEINDEMIMITEEDIISYINVGEAEGVIEEEEKDMIESMVTFGETSAKEVMTPRTSVYAIEGNKTINEIWDDITQLGYSRIPVYNDVLEDITGLLYVKDLLNAVKEGKIDHPVKEFVRKAFFVPETKPILKILADFKDSKVHMAIVVDEYGGVVGVVTIEDVVEEIFGEIRDEYDKEEDSIKDLGNNEYEIDAKLDIETINKELDIELPISEDYESLGGLILNELDEMAKVGDLVTLENIKLQVKEIKKTRISKIILKKEGDKGQCLEN, from the coding sequence TTGGAGACATTTCATGATTTGATTTTACTTATAATATTAATAATTCTTTCTGGAGTATTTTCTGCTTCAGAAACTGCATTAACGGCGTTTAAAAGTATAGCTTTAGAAGAAATAAATGATAAAAATCCTAAAAAAGGAAAAATGTTAAAAGAGTGGCTTAAAAAACCAAATGATATGTTAACTGCTCTTCTTTTAGGAAATAATATTGTTAATATTTTAGCAACATCCCTTGCAACTGCTTTTATTACTCAGATTCTTGCTGAAAAAGGCATGACTCATTCTAAGGGAGTATCAGTTTTCATTTCTACAGCTGTTATGACTACTATAATATTAATATTTGGAGAAATTACTCCTAAGATTATTGCTAAAAATAATTCATCACAAATATCTAGCAAAGTAATCAAACCAATATATATACTATCCAAAATCACTAAACCTCTAATTATTATTCTTACTGGAATATCTAAATTAATAAGTAGAATTCTTGGTATTGAAATAAATGATGAGATGATAATGATAACAGAAGAAGATATAATATCATATATTAATGTTGGGGAAGCAGAAGGTGTAATTGAAGAAGAAGAAAAAGATATGATTGAATCTATGGTTACTTTTGGAGAAACTTCCGCAAAAGAAGTTATGACTCCTAGAACTTCTGTATATGCCATTGAAGGAAATAAAACTATCAATGAAATTTGGGACGATATTACTCAACTAGGTTATTCTAGAATTCCTGTCTATAATGATGTCCTTGAAGATATCACAGGATTATTATATGTGAAGGATTTATTAAATGCTGTTAAAGAGGGTAAAATAGATCATCCTGTTAAAGAATTTGTAAGAAAAGCATTTTTTGTTCCAGAAACAAAACCAATTTTAAAAATACTGGCAGATTTTAAAGATAGTAAAGTTCATATGGCTATTGTGGTAGATGAATACGGTGGAGTAGTTGGTGTTGTAACTATAGAAGATGTTGTAGAAGAAATCTTTGGAGAAATCAGAGATGAATATGACAAAGAAGAAGATTCTATAAAAGATTTAGGAAATAATGAATATGAAATAGACGCTAAATTAGATATTGAAACAATTAACAAAGAATTAGATATTGAACTTCCTATATCAGAAGATTATGAAAGTTTAGGAGGTTTGATTTTAAACGAATTAGATGAAATGGCTAAAGTAGGAGACCTTGTAACTTTAGAAAATATTAAATTACAAGTTAAAGAAATTAAAAAAACTAGAATATCAAAAATTATCTTAAAAAAAGAAGGAGATAAGGGGCAATGTCTAGAAAATTAA